A single Nicotiana tabacum cultivar K326 chromosome 5, ASM71507v2, whole genome shotgun sequence DNA region contains:
- the LOC107787920 gene encoding receptor-like cytoplasmic kinase 176: MGICLSYQIKTETTFYTASSGLDSRNASGNGTETSNSNSKRSSASIPPTPRSEGEILQSSNLRSYTFSELRAATRNFRPDSVVGEGGFGSVFKGWVDEHTLAASKPGTGIVIAVKKLNQEGWQGHREWLAEINYLGQLHHPNLVKLIGYCLEEDHRLLVYEFMPKGSMENHLFRRGSYYQPLSWSLRMKVALGAARGLAFLHNAETKVIYRDFKTSNILLDSDYNAKLSDFGLARDGPTGDQSHVSTRVMGTYGYAAPEYLSTGHLTAKSDVYSFGVVLLEILSGKKAIDKNRPTGEHNLVEWAKPYLTNKRRVFRVLDSRLEGQYLLNRAIKVANLAVQCLSMDPKSRPTMDEVVTALEQLQESKDVAKNDKKGRQVSQQSQSSFALKKSCRSGAEETPGKAKYPRPTPSLLST, translated from the exons ATGGGGATTTGTCTGAGCTACCAAATCAAGACTGAGACCACATTTTATACTGCTTCTTCTG GGTTAGATTCAAGAAATGCCAGTGGAAATGGTACCGAGACTAGTAATTCGAATAGCAAGCGCTCATCAGCTTCCATACCACCAACTCCTCGTAGCGAGGGTGAGATCTTGCAATCTTCCAACTTGAGGAGCTACACTTTCAGTGAACTTCGTGCAGCTACTAGAAACTTCCGTCCTGATAGTGTAGTAGGAGAAGGAGGTTTCGGTTCAGTATTCAAAGGGTGGGTCGATGAGCATACTCTTGCAGCATCAAAGCCTGGCACTGGGATTGTGATAGCTGTCAAAAAGTTAAACCAAGAAGGGTGGCAGGGCCACAGGGAATGGCTG GCTGAGATAAATTATCTAGGGCAACTACATCATCCAAATCTTGTTAAATTGATCGGTTATTGCTTAGAGGAGGATCACAGGCTCTTGGTCTACGAGTTCATGCCTAAGGGTAGCATGGAGAATCATCTATTTAGGA GAGGTTCATACTATCAACCACTTTCTTGGAGCCTTCGTATGAAAGTTGCGCTAGGCGCTGCAAGGGGCCTTGCATTTCTTCATAATGCTGAAACAAAAGTTATCTATAGAGACTTCAAGACTTCTAATATTTTGCTCGACTCG GACTACAATGCCAAGCTTTCTGATTTTGGGTTGGCCAGAGATGGTCCGACTGGTGATCAGAGCCATGTGTCTACTAGGGTTATGGGAACTTATGGATATGCTGCTCCAGAGTATCTATCTACAG GTCATCTTACTGCAAAGAGTGATGTATACAGCTTTGGGGTAGTTCTGTTAGAAATTCTATCCGGTAAGAAAGCAATAGACAAGAATCGACCCACAGGGGAACATAATCTTGTCGAGTGGGCAAAACCTTATTTGACCAACAAACGTAGAGTTTTCCGTGTTCTAGACAGCCGTCTTGAAGGACAATATTTACTCAATCGTGCCATAAAGGTTGCTAACCTCGCTGTTCAATGCCTGTCAATGGACCCAAAGTCGAGGCCAACAATGGATGAAGTAGTAACAGCTCTAGAACAGCTTCAGGAGTCCAAAGATGTagcgaaaaatgataaaaaaggtCGACAGGTAAGTCAGCAGAGCCAATCAAGTTTTGCACTCAAGAAATCCTGCAGAAGCGGCGCGGAAGAGACCCCGGGAAAGGCAAAGTATCCAAGACCTACACCTTCACTTCTTTCCACATAA